Proteins found in one Planifilum fulgidum genomic segment:
- a CDS encoding DUF502 domain-containing protein, with product MQASGIFRRLTLMFTSGLLVILPLAGTVYLLRYVYLLVNGWGLALLPENLRFPGLGLLVVVGLVLLIGFLARIWLTRKVFDSIDRLIHRLPFIKGVYGTLKDTIHSLFGEKKSFDTVVFVPVAGTRRIGFLTVKEPCFRTADGKEYVGVYLPQSMQFAGDLHWFERREIEVLDLSVEEAMRIILSAGVSKGTPKNE from the coding sequence GTGCAGGCTTCGGGGATTTTTCGTCGACTGACCCTGATGTTTACCAGCGGGCTCTTGGTCATATTGCCCCTGGCCGGAACCGTTTATCTGCTTCGCTACGTATACCTGCTGGTCAACGGATGGGGTCTTGCCTTGCTTCCGGAGAACCTGCGCTTTCCCGGGCTCGGCTTGTTGGTCGTGGTGGGACTCGTTCTGCTCATCGGTTTTTTGGCCCGGATCTGGTTGACCCGGAAGGTGTTTGACTCAATCGACCGCTTGATTCACCGGCTTCCCTTCATCAAAGGCGTTTACGGGACCCTGAAGGATACCATCCACTCCCTGTTCGGCGAGAAAAAATCCTTCGACACGGTGGTCTTTGTCCCGGTGGCCGGCACCAGGCGAATCGGTTTTCTGACGGTGAAGGAACCCTGTTTCAGAACTGCGGACGGCAAGGAATACGTGGGGGTTTATCTTCCACAGAGCATGCAGTTTGCCGGGGACCTGCATTGGTTTGAGCGCAGGGAGATCGAAGTGCTGGATCTTTCCGTGGAGGAAGCGATGCGGATCATCCTGTCCGCCGGGGTCTCCAAAGGAACCCCGAAAAACGAATGA
- a CDS encoding S8 family peptidase, translating to MMMPWYDPRPWIGRKKKVRRIFHLKESCDPEEVCRDLYRFGGRPVRVLRHLGMVIGEFVHDVEMIGLLEGHPYVQHWEPDLRVTITEPYAGEISDRSTPSIPWGVRQVEANRVWSMTRGKAVKVAVIDTGIDYDHPAVKENYRGGVNILSPLLSPYDYNGHGTHVAGTIAGCAVESGLIGVAPRAYIYAVKAFNRKGTANLSDLLSAINWCIENKMQVVNMSFGMEKMSESLRRAIYKAYRKGIVMLAAAGNKGIYGKVDFPARYPETIAVTATDKRGQIAAFSNHSRDVDVAAPGEKIPSSWTNGGTREMSGTSMAVPHVVGTVALLLYLRPDLTPEQIRRILTASSVPVAGAGVGRVNAFRSVQMLMHARI from the coding sequence ATGATGATGCCCTGGTATGATCCCCGACCCTGGATCGGTCGAAAGAAAAAAGTCCGCCGCATTTTTCATCTCAAGGAATCCTGCGATCCCGAGGAAGTCTGTCGGGACCTTTACCGGTTTGGCGGTCGGCCGGTCCGGGTTCTGCGCCATTTGGGGATGGTGATCGGCGAGTTTGTCCACGATGTGGAGATGATCGGCCTTTTGGAGGGGCATCCTTATGTGCAGCATTGGGAACCGGACCTCCGCGTCACCATCACCGAGCCCTATGCCGGAGAAATCTCCGACCGGTCCACCCCGAGCATTCCCTGGGGGGTTCGGCAGGTGGAAGCCAACAGGGTCTGGTCGATGACCCGGGGAAAAGCGGTGAAGGTGGCGGTGATCGACACGGGCATCGACTACGATCACCCGGCGGTGAAGGAAAATTACCGCGGGGGTGTCAACATCTTGTCCCCGCTGCTTTCCCCCTACGACTACAACGGTCACGGAACCCACGTGGCGGGAACGATTGCCGGTTGCGCCGTGGAATCGGGACTGATCGGCGTGGCTCCCCGGGCCTACATTTATGCGGTCAAAGCATTCAATCGAAAAGGAACCGCCAACCTGTCCGATCTGCTCAGCGCCATCAACTGGTGCATCGAGAACAAGATGCAAGTGGTGAACATGAGCTTCGGGATGGAGAAGATGAGCGAATCCCTGAGAAGGGCGATATACAAAGCGTACCGGAAGGGGATCGTGATGTTGGCCGCCGCGGGAAACAAAGGCATCTACGGAAAAGTCGATTTTCCCGCCCGGTATCCGGAAACCATCGCCGTCACCGCGACCGACAAAAGGGGACAAATCGCCGCCTTCAGCAATCACAGCCGGGATGTGGATGTGGCCGCTCCGGGGGAGAAGATCCCCTCGTCGTGGACCAACGGTGGGACGAGGGAAATGAGCGGGACGTCCATGGCCGTCCCTCATGTGGTCGGCACGGTGGCCCTGCTGCTGTATCTGAGGCCGGATCTTACCCCTGAGCAGATTCGCCGGATTTTGACCGCTTCTTCGGTGCCGGTGGCTGGGGCGGGAGTGGGGCGGGTGAATGCATTCCGGTCCGTCCAAATGTTGATGCACGCGCGGATATAA
- a CDS encoding gamma-type small acid-soluble spore protein has product MAFQPKGPAQTDAQQVRQKNRQSAQQQQQQFQNEFAAETDAQQVRQQNQQAEARKQQNQQ; this is encoded by the coding sequence ATGGCTTTCCAACCCAAAGGACCGGCCCAAACCGATGCCCAGCAGGTCCGCCAAAAAAATCGGCAGTCGGCTCAGCAGCAACAACAACAATTTCAAAATGAGTTCGCTGCCGAGACGGATGCGCAACAGGTTCGCCAGCAAAACCAACAAGCCGAAGCTCGCAAACAACAAAACCAACAATAA
- a CDS encoding transposase, translated as MARKGQKFKTYSFELKKKAVEMRLQGIPKAKIAEELGIQDVGRLKIWMRKYREQGDFGLMEHRGRRKEYKDLEREVKRLRLENDVL; from the coding sequence GTGGCAAGAAAAGGACAGAAATTCAAGACATATAGCTTTGAACTGAAAAAGAAGGCAGTGGAAATGAGGCTTCAGGGCATTCCCAAGGCAAAGATTGCTGAAGAGCTGGGGATTCAAGATGTGGGGCGATTAAAGATCTGGATGCGGAAATACCGGGAACAGGGCGATTTTGGGCTAATGGAGCACAGAGGGAGGCGGAAAGAGTACAAGGACCTGGAACGGGAAGTCAAAAGGCTGCGACTGGAGAATGATGTCCT
- a CDS encoding S8 family peptidase produces MNQTRHHWLRVHGRRMDSALRNDLIRRLHLLRWIPCFLHRTALGVMENLTRVPVLIQLDASRKTGIAAAEHHALEFPVRRVFDNLGLYSCRLSLRQIRELMERPEVSKIYLDRKVYALLDTAAPATRAPQVWEGQNRGEGVTIAVVDTGIDPHPDLTRPDNRIVAFKDFVGGLSEPYDDNGHGTHVAGCAAGNGYASDGKYRGTAPGARLVGVKVLDKTGAGNLSDVIAGIKWCIDNRDRYNIRIISLSLGSPPSGSWRDDPVCRVVEEAWNHGITVVAAAGNSGPEPGTISSPGNHPRIITVGASDDNDTADPGNDTIASFSSRGPTADGVEKPDLVAPGVDITSLRVPGSYLDKMSPNNRTGSQYLTLSGTSMSTPIVSGIAALILSAHPELTPDQVKQRLLSTARDLGFSPNEQGKGLVDALRAVSAE; encoded by the coding sequence ATGAACCAGACCAGACATCACTGGCTGCGCGTGCATGGCCGGCGCATGGATTCCGCCCTGCGCAACGATCTGATCCGCCGGCTTCACCTGCTGCGATGGATTCCCTGTTTTCTGCACCGGACCGCTCTCGGTGTGATGGAAAACCTGACCCGCGTCCCGGTTCTCATCCAATTGGATGCCTCCCGCAAGACCGGGATCGCGGCCGCGGAACATCACGCCCTCGAATTTCCGGTCAGGCGGGTGTTTGACAACCTCGGCCTGTACTCCTGCCGGCTTTCCCTGCGACAAATCAGGGAACTGATGGAGCGTCCGGAAGTGAGCAAAATTTACCTGGATCGAAAAGTGTACGCCCTTTTGGACACGGCGGCTCCCGCAACCCGGGCGCCCCAGGTGTGGGAGGGGCAAAACCGGGGGGAAGGGGTCACCATCGCCGTGGTCGACACCGGCATCGACCCCCATCCCGATCTGACCCGACCCGACAACCGCATCGTCGCCTTTAAGGATTTCGTCGGCGGCCTCTCCGAACCCTACGACGACAACGGACATGGCACCCATGTCGCCGGATGCGCCGCCGGGAACGGATACGCTTCGGACGGAAAATACCGGGGAACGGCTCCCGGGGCCCGGCTGGTGGGCGTCAAGGTGCTGGACAAAACCGGAGCCGGGAACTTGTCCGATGTGATTGCCGGGATCAAGTGGTGCATCGACAACCGCGACCGGTACAACATCCGGATCATTTCCCTCTCCCTCGGCAGCCCGCCCAGCGGTTCCTGGCGGGATGACCCCGTCTGCCGGGTCGTCGAAGAGGCCTGGAACCACGGCATCACCGTCGTCGCCGCCGCGGGAAACAGCGGACCGGAGCCGGGAACCATATCCAGCCCCGGGAATCATCCGCGGATCATCACCGTGGGGGCCTCGGACGACAACGACACCGCAGACCCCGGAAACGACACCATCGCCTCCTTTTCCAGCCGGGGTCCGACGGCAGACGGAGTGGAGAAACCGGATCTGGTCGCACCGGGGGTGGATATCACCTCTCTCCGGGTCCCCGGTTCCTATCTGGACAAAATGAGCCCCAACAACCGCACGGGCTCCCAATACCTCACCCTGTCCGGCACCTCCATGTCCACACCGATCGTGTCGGGGATCGCGGCCCTGATTCTGTCCGCCCATCCGGAACTGACCCCGGATCAAGTCAAGCAAAGATTGCTGTCCACCGCCCGGGATCTCGGATTTTCCCCCAACGAACAGGGGAAGGGGCTTGTCGACGCCCTCCGGGCCGTGTCCGCCGAATGA